A stretch of the Mercenaria mercenaria strain notata unplaced genomic scaffold, MADL_Memer_1 contig_560, whole genome shotgun sequence genome encodes the following:
- the LOC128554599 gene encoding uncharacterized protein LOC128554599, which yields MDEHTSGTYSSAVSSRNSGLISRGIDRRFYMGSMVVPKLGPYTRMLGVVGPFIKGTNSKFFVTANHVMAQRWKYTDGDDKTRALQLIYGPDNNYEAHDCGRLVSGGRTGSLAALIQINQDILGKVEDSLKTGKFPFAGISPINFPSYDNRDSQKTTQVYVFGNQTRTATAKIIVKKKEGLIYLITIESILLKPNEGGAAIFIADQDNFLHCVGIYESNIRGDPRQCLVIPIEVILHNLGQELGQQLEIHRQHEKGTSFRTSQEQSAFQKLFINPFT from the exons ATGGATGAACACACGAGTGGTACATATTCATCTGCTGTGTCGAGTAGGAATTCAGGTCTCATTTCAAGAG GTATAGACCGTAGGTTTTATATGGGCTCTATGGTTGTACCAAAACTCGGCCCTTACACTCGAATGCTAGGAGTAGTCGGACCTTTTATTAAAGGAACCAACAGTAAATTCTTCGTGACTGCTAATCATGTTATGGCCCAGCGCTGGAAATATACGGATGGTGATGATAAAACACGGGCTTTACAGCTTATCTACGGGCCAGATAACAACTATGAAGCACATGACTGCGGACGACTTGTTTCAGGCGGAAGGACTGGAAGCTTAGCAGCCCTGATACAaattaatcaagatattttggGAAAGGTTGAGGACTCTCTGAAAACAGGAAAGTTTCCATTTGCCG GAATTAGTCCAATAAATTTTCCATCTTATGACAATAGAGATTCGCAGAAAACGACTCAAGTATATGTATTTGGAAATCAAACCAGAACAGCCACAGCCAAAATCATAGTTAAGAAGAAAGAAGGATTGATCTATCTCATAACGATTGAATCTATCCTTTTAAAACCAAACGAAGGCGGCGCAGCGATCTTCATTGCGGACCAAGATAATTTCCTACATTGTGTGGGTATATATGAAAGCAACATCAGAGGTGATCCACGTCAATGCTTAGTTATTCCAATAGAGGTGATACTGCACAACCTGGGACAAGAACTTGGACAACAACTGGAAATACATCGACAACACGAAAAAGGTACTTCTTTCCGTACCTCACAAGAACAAAGCGCTTTCCAGAAGCTGTTCATCAATCCATTTACGTAA
- the LOC128554597 gene encoding E3 ubiquitin-protein ligase XIAP-like, whose protein sequence is MAGVLLKANNLEDFRNYFRKRLSRNQVSRSNTNGAEISTNPRNKSPRQNGEQSQCDRLGILTDKPKYKQYGTLESRIGSFVNWPENKTQAKNELAAAGFAYTGVDDSVRCFYCGIGLKDWPERACPWEQHVLASPACGHVIQCKGKGYMRRILREQSQDSDEEVDDSADVVDIVQLAIVRNEEAVVAAREYCTDDDIIKRAIKSLVRKDIHKKFSAVELVKTAQEIKESNLKINQTEQLHGDEEQDGTKTDEDSSESEEDIEETNRKLKDPVTCKLKWEKCFLYTRLGFPLISPVLENFII, encoded by the exons ATGGCCGGTGTACTTTTAAAAGCGAATAATTTAGAGGATTTTCGGAATTATTTCCGCAAACGTTTAAGTCGAAACCAAGTAAGTCGAAGTAATACGAATGGAGCCGAAATCTCCACAAATCCGCGAAACAAATCACCAAGACAGAATGGAGAACAGTCTCAATGTGATAGACTAGGAATCTTAACTGATAAGCCAAAATACAAACAATATGGGACTCTTGAATCTCGAATTGGATCATTTGTAAATTGGCCTGAGAATAAAACACAGGCTAAAAACGAACTAGCGGCAGCTGGTTTCGCTTATACGGGCGTCGATGACTCTGTAAGGTGTTTTTATTGCGGTATTGGTCTAAAAGACTGGCCAGAACGTGCTTGTCCCTGGGAACAACATGTTCTGGCGAGTCCCGCTTGTGGTCATGTAATTCAATGTAAAGGTAAAGGATATATGAGAAGAATTCTAAGAGAACAAAGTCAAGATTCCGATGAAGAAGTTGACGATTCAGCTGATGTTGTGGACATTGTGCAGTTAGCTATCGTAAGGAACGAGGAGGCTGTCGTTGCTGCAAGGGAATATTGTACGGATGATGATATCATAAAAAGAGCAATTAAATCATTGGTACGGAAGGACATACACAAAAAGTTTTCAGCAGTTGAACTCGTGAAAACCGCGCAAGAAATTAAAGAAAGCAATTTAAAGATAAATCAAACCGAACAACTTCACGGCGATGAAGAACAAGACGGTACTAAAACAGATGAAGATTCTTCAGAATCAGAAGAGGATATTGAAGAAACTAACAGAAAGTTGAAAGATCCAGTaactt GCAAGCTAAAATGGGAAAAATGCTTCTTGTATACACGACTGGGATTTCCGTTGATTTCACCAGTGCTAGAAAACTTCATCATATGA